A single window of Carassius gibelio isolate Cgi1373 ecotype wild population from Czech Republic chromosome A19, carGib1.2-hapl.c, whole genome shotgun sequence DNA harbors:
- the LOC127935629 gene encoding thrombospondin-3b-like isoform X1 — MELREIVPSLLVLYTAFGHFSDSSEFKVMNVLELHDAPQTAAAIEDLSGALQTVGDLYIISTFMLPPKLGGVLFGLYDKEDNKKYLEVAAVGKINKLLVRYLRSDGKAHAVNLQNPVLAEGRTQSLILRMSGLRRRHVNLELYVNCRLVDSAQGLPSLSGLPSKTESVDVRTGQKSYARMQGSVESVKLALGGSLATAGLLIDCPVQGDSAINNAGDHTKALIGQLIIFNQIMGELREDIREQTKEMSLIRNTILECQVCGFHEPQSRCHPNPCHTGVICMESMLFPGYQCGPCPEGMTGNGTHCQDIDECAAQPCFSAELCVNTAKGFTCESCPIGFTGPALRGVGLEFARSHKQECVDIDECTEHSGSCVPNSVCINTVGSFRCGQCKAGFVGNQTAGCFVRRTCETLSYKPCDVNAHCVMGHSSDISCVCNVGWAGNGDICGPDSDIDGYPDGPLPCIDNDKHCRADNCANTPNSGQEDTDGDGIGDQCDEDADGDGIKNVEDNCRLVPNKDQQNSDTDSYGDACDNCPNAPNGDQLDTDGNGKGDICDNDIDGDGIPNVLDNCPKIPNPMQTDRDGDGVGDACDSCPEVNDPLQSDMDNDLVGDVCDTNKDMDGDGYQDTRDNCPEVPNSSQLDSDNDGIGDECDNDDDNDGIPDILPPGPDNCRLVPNPNQKDTDANGVGDMCEKDFDNDKVTDLLDACPENAEVTMTDFRAFQTVILDPEGDTQIDPNWVVVNKGMEIVQTMNSDPGLAVGYTAFNGVDFEGTIHVNTATDDDYVGFIFGYQDSSSFYVVMWKQTEQTYWQNLPFKASAQPGLQLKAVKSQTGPGEYLRNALWHTGDTPGEVTLLWKDPRNVGWKDRTSYRWHLTHRPQLGYIRLRLYEGTALVADSGVVIDTTMRGGRLGVFCFSQENVIWSNISYRCNDYIPDDFILYQKQMNVKT, encoded by the exons ATGGAATTGAGGGAAATTGTACCGAGCCTGCTTGTCCTTTATACTGCGTTTGGCCACTTCTCCGACTCGTCGGAATTTAAAG TGATGAATGTCCTGGAGCTCCATGATGCACCTCAGACTGCTGCAGCTATAGAGGATCTGTCTGGAGCTCTGCAGACGGTCGGAGATCTGTACATCATCTCCACCTTCATGCTGCCACCCAAACTCGGCGGCGTTTTGTTCGGCCTCTACGATAAAGAGGACAACAAGAAATACCTGGAGGTTGCTGCTGTAGGCAAGATCAACAAAT TACTGGTGCGATACTTGCGCTCTGATGGAAAAGCTCATGCTGTCAATTTACAAAACCCAGTCCTCGCTGAGGGACGCACCCAATCACTTATCCTCAGAATGAGTGGACTGAGACGCAGGCACGTCAACCTAGAGCTTTATGTAAACTGCCGTTTGGTGGACTCTGCTCAGGGCCTCCCTTCACTTTCCGGGCTTCCATCAAAGACAGAATCTGTGGATGTTCGCACCGGACAGAAGTCTTACGCCAGGATGCAG GGCTCAGTGGAGTCTGTTAAACTGGCTCTCGGAGGCTCTCTAGCAACTGCTGGTCTCCTCATTGACTGTCCTGTCCAAGGAGATTCAGCTATCAACAATGCAG GGGATCACACCAAAGCTCTGATCGGACAGCTGATCATCTTTAACCAGATCATGGGAGAGCTGAGAGAGGATATCAGAGAACAG ACAAAAGAGATGTCTCTCATCAGAAACACAATTCTTGAATGTCAAGTGTGTG GATTCCACGAGCCTCAGTCCCGATGTCATCCTAACCCCTGCCATACTGGCGTGATCTGCATGGAGAGCATGCTGTTCCCAGGATATCAGTGTGGCCCCTGTCCAGAGGGCATGACTGGAAATGGAACACACTGCCAGGACATTGACGAG TGTGCTGCTCAGCCCTGTTTTTCTGCAGAGTTGTGTGTGAACACAGCTAAAGGCTTCACCTGTGAGTCCTGTCCCATAGGATTCACCGGTCCAGCACTCAGGGGGGTGGGTCTTGAGTTTGCCAGGAGCCACAAGCAG gaatgTGTTGATATTGATGAGTGCACTGAGCACTCTGGTTCCTGTGTGCCCAACTCAGTCTGTATTAATACAGTG GGATCGTTCAGGTGTGGCCAGTGTAAAGCAGGATTTGTGGGTAATCAGACTGCAGGCTGTTTTGTACGGAGGACGTGTGAAACTCTGAGCTATAAGCCCTGTGATGTGAATGCACACTGTGTGATGGGCCACAGCAGTGATATTTCCTGTGTG TGTAACGTTGGCTGGGCAGGTAATGGGGACATCTGTGGTCCAGACTCAGACATTGATGGTTACCCTGATGGGCCTCTTCCATGCATTGACAACGACAAACACTGCAGAGCG GACAACTGTGCAAATACCCCAAACTCTGGTCAAGAGGACACAGATGGAGATGGGATTGGTGATCAGTGTGACGAGGATGCAGATGGAGATGGAATTAAAAATGTTGAG GACAACTGTCGCCTGGTACCTAATAAGGACCAGCAGAACTCTGACACAGACTCCTATGGCGATGCTTGTGATAACTGCCCAAACGCTCCCAATGGAGATCAGCTTGATACTGATGGCAATGGCAAGGGAGACATCTGTGACAATGATATTGATGGAGATG gcaTCCCTAACGTATTGGACAACTGTCCTAAGATACCCAACCCCATGCAGACAGACCGTGATGGAGATGGTGTGGGTGACGCATGCGACAGCTGTCCTGAGGTCAACGATCCATTGCAG TCTGATATGGACAATGATTTGGTGGGAGATGTATGCGATACAAACAAGGACAT GGATGGTGATGGATATCAGGACACGCGGGATAACTGTCCTGAAGTGCCTAACAGTTCTCAGCTGGACTCAGATAATGATGGCATTGGGGACGAGtgtgataatgatgatgataatgatggaaTTCCAGATATCCTTCCTCCCGGCCCAGATAACTGCAGACTTGTTCCCAACCCCAATCAAAAAGATACTGATG CCAATGGAGTTGGAGACATGTGTGAGAAAGACTTTGACAATGATAAAGTGACTGACTTGTTGGATGCGTGCCCTGAAAATGCAGAGGTCACTATGACAGATTTCAGGGCATTTCAGACGGTCATTCTCGACCCAGAAGGAGACACTCAGATCGACCCCAATTGGGTGGTAGTAAATAAG GGAATGGAGATTGTGCAGACCATGAACAGCGACCCTGGTTTGGCTGTGG gctaCACAGCATTTAATGGTGTCGATTTTGAGGGCACAATCCACGTGAACACGGCCACTGATGACGATTACGTGGGCTTCATCTTTGGCTATCAGGACTCTTCCAGCTTCTATGTGGTGATGTGGAAACAGACAGAACAGACGTATTGGCAGAATTTACCTTTCAAAGCCTCAGCTCAGCCTGGACTACAGCTTAAG GCAGTGAAGTCTCAGACAGGTCCTGGTGAGTATCTGCGTAATGCCCTGTGGCACACAGGAGACACACCAGGGGAAGTTACTTTGCTCTGGAAGGACCCAAGAAATGTGGGCTGGAAGGACAGGACGTCCTATCGCTGGCACCTCACTCACCGTCCACAGCTGGGCTACATACG ATTGAGATTGTATGAAGGTACAGCCCTAGTGGCAGATTCAGGAGTCGTGATTGACACGACTATGAGAGGAGGGCGGCTGGGCGTCTTCTGTTTCTCTCAGGAGAACGTCATATGGTCTAATATCAGCTATAGATGCAATG ATTACATCCCAGATGACTTTATTCTGTACCAGAAGCAGATGAATGTGAAGACATAA
- the LOC127935629 gene encoding thrombospondin-3b-like isoform X2, with protein sequence MMNVLELHDAPQTAAAIEDLSGALQTVGDLYIISTFMLPPKLGGVLFGLYDKEDNKKYLEVAAVGKINKLLVRYLRSDGKAHAVNLQNPVLAEGRTQSLILRMSGLRRRHVNLELYVNCRLVDSAQGLPSLSGLPSKTESVDVRTGQKSYARMQGSVESVKLALGGSLATAGLLIDCPVQGDSAINNAGDHTKALIGQLIIFNQIMGELREDIREQTKEMSLIRNTILECQVCGFHEPQSRCHPNPCHTGVICMESMLFPGYQCGPCPEGMTGNGTHCQDIDECAAQPCFSAELCVNTAKGFTCESCPIGFTGPALRGVGLEFARSHKQECVDIDECTEHSGSCVPNSVCINTVGSFRCGQCKAGFVGNQTAGCFVRRTCETLSYKPCDVNAHCVMGHSSDISCVCNVGWAGNGDICGPDSDIDGYPDGPLPCIDNDKHCRADNCANTPNSGQEDTDGDGIGDQCDEDADGDGIKNVEDNCRLVPNKDQQNSDTDSYGDACDNCPNAPNGDQLDTDGNGKGDICDNDIDGDGIPNVLDNCPKIPNPMQTDRDGDGVGDACDSCPEVNDPLQSDMDNDLVGDVCDTNKDMDGDGYQDTRDNCPEVPNSSQLDSDNDGIGDECDNDDDNDGIPDILPPGPDNCRLVPNPNQKDTDANGVGDMCEKDFDNDKVTDLLDACPENAEVTMTDFRAFQTVILDPEGDTQIDPNWVVVNKGMEIVQTMNSDPGLAVGYTAFNGVDFEGTIHVNTATDDDYVGFIFGYQDSSSFYVVMWKQTEQTYWQNLPFKASAQPGLQLKAVKSQTGPGEYLRNALWHTGDTPGEVTLLWKDPRNVGWKDRTSYRWHLTHRPQLGYIRLRLYEGTALVADSGVVIDTTMRGGRLGVFCFSQENVIWSNISYRCNDYIPDDFILYQKQMNVKT encoded by the exons TGATGAATGTCCTGGAGCTCCATGATGCACCTCAGACTGCTGCAGCTATAGAGGATCTGTCTGGAGCTCTGCAGACGGTCGGAGATCTGTACATCATCTCCACCTTCATGCTGCCACCCAAACTCGGCGGCGTTTTGTTCGGCCTCTACGATAAAGAGGACAACAAGAAATACCTGGAGGTTGCTGCTGTAGGCAAGATCAACAAAT TACTGGTGCGATACTTGCGCTCTGATGGAAAAGCTCATGCTGTCAATTTACAAAACCCAGTCCTCGCTGAGGGACGCACCCAATCACTTATCCTCAGAATGAGTGGACTGAGACGCAGGCACGTCAACCTAGAGCTTTATGTAAACTGCCGTTTGGTGGACTCTGCTCAGGGCCTCCCTTCACTTTCCGGGCTTCCATCAAAGACAGAATCTGTGGATGTTCGCACCGGACAGAAGTCTTACGCCAGGATGCAG GGCTCAGTGGAGTCTGTTAAACTGGCTCTCGGAGGCTCTCTAGCAACTGCTGGTCTCCTCATTGACTGTCCTGTCCAAGGAGATTCAGCTATCAACAATGCAG GGGATCACACCAAAGCTCTGATCGGACAGCTGATCATCTTTAACCAGATCATGGGAGAGCTGAGAGAGGATATCAGAGAACAG ACAAAAGAGATGTCTCTCATCAGAAACACAATTCTTGAATGTCAAGTGTGTG GATTCCACGAGCCTCAGTCCCGATGTCATCCTAACCCCTGCCATACTGGCGTGATCTGCATGGAGAGCATGCTGTTCCCAGGATATCAGTGTGGCCCCTGTCCAGAGGGCATGACTGGAAATGGAACACACTGCCAGGACATTGACGAG TGTGCTGCTCAGCCCTGTTTTTCTGCAGAGTTGTGTGTGAACACAGCTAAAGGCTTCACCTGTGAGTCCTGTCCCATAGGATTCACCGGTCCAGCACTCAGGGGGGTGGGTCTTGAGTTTGCCAGGAGCCACAAGCAG gaatgTGTTGATATTGATGAGTGCACTGAGCACTCTGGTTCCTGTGTGCCCAACTCAGTCTGTATTAATACAGTG GGATCGTTCAGGTGTGGCCAGTGTAAAGCAGGATTTGTGGGTAATCAGACTGCAGGCTGTTTTGTACGGAGGACGTGTGAAACTCTGAGCTATAAGCCCTGTGATGTGAATGCACACTGTGTGATGGGCCACAGCAGTGATATTTCCTGTGTG TGTAACGTTGGCTGGGCAGGTAATGGGGACATCTGTGGTCCAGACTCAGACATTGATGGTTACCCTGATGGGCCTCTTCCATGCATTGACAACGACAAACACTGCAGAGCG GACAACTGTGCAAATACCCCAAACTCTGGTCAAGAGGACACAGATGGAGATGGGATTGGTGATCAGTGTGACGAGGATGCAGATGGAGATGGAATTAAAAATGTTGAG GACAACTGTCGCCTGGTACCTAATAAGGACCAGCAGAACTCTGACACAGACTCCTATGGCGATGCTTGTGATAACTGCCCAAACGCTCCCAATGGAGATCAGCTTGATACTGATGGCAATGGCAAGGGAGACATCTGTGACAATGATATTGATGGAGATG gcaTCCCTAACGTATTGGACAACTGTCCTAAGATACCCAACCCCATGCAGACAGACCGTGATGGAGATGGTGTGGGTGACGCATGCGACAGCTGTCCTGAGGTCAACGATCCATTGCAG TCTGATATGGACAATGATTTGGTGGGAGATGTATGCGATACAAACAAGGACAT GGATGGTGATGGATATCAGGACACGCGGGATAACTGTCCTGAAGTGCCTAACAGTTCTCAGCTGGACTCAGATAATGATGGCATTGGGGACGAGtgtgataatgatgatgataatgatggaaTTCCAGATATCCTTCCTCCCGGCCCAGATAACTGCAGACTTGTTCCCAACCCCAATCAAAAAGATACTGATG CCAATGGAGTTGGAGACATGTGTGAGAAAGACTTTGACAATGATAAAGTGACTGACTTGTTGGATGCGTGCCCTGAAAATGCAGAGGTCACTATGACAGATTTCAGGGCATTTCAGACGGTCATTCTCGACCCAGAAGGAGACACTCAGATCGACCCCAATTGGGTGGTAGTAAATAAG GGAATGGAGATTGTGCAGACCATGAACAGCGACCCTGGTTTGGCTGTGG gctaCACAGCATTTAATGGTGTCGATTTTGAGGGCACAATCCACGTGAACACGGCCACTGATGACGATTACGTGGGCTTCATCTTTGGCTATCAGGACTCTTCCAGCTTCTATGTGGTGATGTGGAAACAGACAGAACAGACGTATTGGCAGAATTTACCTTTCAAAGCCTCAGCTCAGCCTGGACTACAGCTTAAG GCAGTGAAGTCTCAGACAGGTCCTGGTGAGTATCTGCGTAATGCCCTGTGGCACACAGGAGACACACCAGGGGAAGTTACTTTGCTCTGGAAGGACCCAAGAAATGTGGGCTGGAAGGACAGGACGTCCTATCGCTGGCACCTCACTCACCGTCCACAGCTGGGCTACATACG ATTGAGATTGTATGAAGGTACAGCCCTAGTGGCAGATTCAGGAGTCGTGATTGACACGACTATGAGAGGAGGGCGGCTGGGCGTCTTCTGTTTCTCTCAGGAGAACGTCATATGGTCTAATATCAGCTATAGATGCAATG ATTACATCCCAGATGACTTTATTCTGTACCAGAAGCAGATGAATGTGAAGACATAA
- the LOC127934945 gene encoding cyclin-dependent kinase 5 activator 1-like — protein MGTVLSLSPGPRKPGYYENRPSSLSHYPSLSSRSLNTQKDRNLKRGHSIFLPALTWKRLVASTKKRGESKKAYTGGQGAVGAPLNNNNIYQKDAVLHLNRENVKKSLSCANLTSYDGPAGLGLGVGLGVGYGKPQQISSVKKIAPTCTSSPKRVIVQASTSELLRCLGEFLCSRCYRLKHLSPADPVLWLRAVDRSLLLQGWQDQAFVTPANVVFVYMLCRDVVDGDVVSSEHDLQAIILTCLYLSYSYMGNEISYPLKPFLVEAAKEAFWDRCLAIIDITSAKMLRINADPHFFTQVFADLKSEGGCALQDYARVLDR, from the coding sequence ATGGGTACCGTACTGTCGCTTTCTCCGGGTCCTCGAAAACCTGGTTATTATGAGAACCGGCCCAGTTCTCTAAGCCATTACCCGAGCCTGAGCAGCCGCTCGCTGAACACTCAAAAGGACCGCAACCTCAAACGGGGCCACTCCATCTTCCTCCCCGCTCTCACCTGGAAACGCCTGGTGGCCTCCACCAAAAAGCGGGGCGAGTCCAAAAAAGCCTATACTGGGGGTCAAGGGGCCGTCGGGGCTCCTCTCAACAACAATAACATCTACCAGAAGGATGCGGTATTGCACCTCAACCGTGAAAATGTGAAGAAGTCTCTCTCCTGCGCCAATCTCACTAGCTACGATGGTCCTGCGGGGCTGGGCCTGGGCGTAGGGCTGGGTGTGGGATACGGCAAACCGCAGCAGATTTCCTCTGTTAAGAAGATCGCACCTACATGCACCTCCTCACCGAAGCGTGTGATCGTCCAGGCCTCGACCAGCGAGCTGCTCCGCTGCCTGGGCGAGTTTCTGTGTAGCCGCTGCTATCGCCTCAAGCACCTTTCCCCCGCCGATCCGGTCTTGTGGCTGCGCGCTGTGGACCGCTCACTCTTGCTCCAGGGCTGGCAGGACCAGGCCTTCGTGACGCCGGCCAACGTGGTGTTTGTGTACATGCTGTGCCGCGATGTGGTGGATGGCGACGTGGTGTCTTCAGAGCATGATCTCCAAGCAATTATCCTTACCTGCCTGTACCTGTCGTACTCCTACATGGGGAACGAGATCTCGTACCCGCTCAAGCCCTTCCTGGTGGAGGCGGCTAAAGAGGCATTCTGGGACCGTTGCCTAGCCATTATTGACATCACCAGTGCCAAGATGCTGCGCATCAACGCAGACCCACACTTCTTCACGCAGGTCTTTGCCGATCTGAAGAGCGAAGGAGGCTGCGCTTTGCAGGACTACGCTAGAGTTCTGGATCGGTGA